The DNA window CCGCTGTGATGGCGGGCGGCCGCCCCGCCGGCCCGGCGACGGCGCCCCCCCTCGCGTGGGGCTGAACATCCCGTGGCTTAAAGCCGGGTGTCCTGCCGCATTGAGCCGGATGCCCTCTCGCCTCGGGCCCGCCGTTCTGTGACGTCGGGATAGATGCCCCGTCGCTTCGGGCGTGATGCCCCGTCTCGTCCGGCTGAAGGTCATGATCCCCGTTGCGGTGATATAGTTTGCGGTATTATCCGTGTCGGTGTTATCCGTTGCGGTGATCCCCGTTACGGAGAGACCTTCGCGAAAGCCCCTTAATCCATCGTGGTCAACATGCGGAAAGATATGCGCGGCGGAGGATTGTCACCCCCCTCCATAAAATATTAGTAGGTAACGGCGCGGTCGTAGGGAGGTGGCGATGAAGGTTCTGGTGGTTGGAGGAGGGGGCCGCGAGCACGCCCTTGCCTGGAAGATAGCGCAGTCGCCGCTCGTGGACGGCCTCTGGTGCGCTCCCGGAAACGCGGGCATGGCCTCCATCGCGCAGTGCGTTCCCCTGGGCGCCGAGGATATCGCGGCGCTGGCCGATTTCGCGCAGGCGGAGGGCATAGACCTCACGGTGGTGGGGCCGGAGGCGCCACTGGTGGCGGGCATCGCCGACGTCTTCCGGGAGCGCGGCCTCGCGGTGTTCGGTCCCTCGCGCGACGCGGCCCGCATGGAGGGGAGCAAGCATTTCGCCAAGCAGGTCATGCTGGAGGCCGGGGTTCCCACCGGCCGGGCCGAGGTCTTCTCCGATTTCGACGCGGCGGTCGACTGCGTGCGCAGGGGCGACCCACCCTACGTCGTGAAGGCGGACGGACTGGCCGCCGGCAAGGGGGTGGTCATCGCCAGGGACGACAGCGCCGCATACGAGGCGCTGAAGGCCTGCTTCGTGGAGCGCCGCTTCGGTGACGCGGGCTCCAGGGTCCTCCTCGAGGAGTACCTGGAGGGGCAGGAGGTCTCCGTCCTCGCCTTCGTGGACGGGGAGAAGATCCTGCCCCTGGCCCCCGCCCAGGATTACAAGCGCGTGGGCGACGGGGACACGGGGCCCAATACGGGGGGAATGGGTTCCTACTCGCCGGTGCCGGTGCTGTCCGCCGAGGATTACCGCCGCGTGGTCGACGAGATACTGAAACCGACGGCTGGGGCCCTCGCGGAGAGGGGCATACACTACCGGGGCATCCTCTACGCGGGCCTCATGCTTACCGCCGATGGCCCCAAGGTCCTCGAGTTCAACGTGCGCTTCGGAGACCCCGAAACCCAGGCGGTGCTGCCTCGGCTGGAGAGCGATATCGTGCCCGCCATGCTGGCCACCGTAGAGGGCGGGCTGGAGGACATCGCTCTGCGGTGGAGGGAGGGCCCCTGCGTGACGGTGGTCATCGCCTCCGGGGGCTACCCCGGGGATTACCGCAAGGGTTATCCTATAGACGGCCTGGAGGAAGCGGCATCCCTGGAGGACGTGGTGGTCTTTCATGCCGGGACGCGGCTGGGCGAGGGAGGCACGGTTCTCACCGACGGCGGTAGGGTGCTCAACGTGAGCGCCATGGGAAAGGACTTCCGGGAAGCAAGGGAAAGGGCTTACCGGGCCGTGGAGCTCATACGTTTCACGGACATCTATTACCGCCGGGATATAGCCCTGCGCGCCGTGGAAGCCCGCTGATGCCGGCACTCGAGGGCGTACGTTTCGATGGTTGGTCGGTGATGCGGGGGTATGGGTTTGGGAAGGGCCATATTGAAGCGTCGCAATGAGGCGATATGTTAAGGCGACGTGGCGAAATAACATGATGAGGCGGCATGATGTTATCGTTAACTCACGCCGTTATCCGCCACGTGCATGGCGGGGTGCCATGCCCCGTTCGCGTTGACGGTGGCCCGCGCGGCGGGTTCATTTTTCTCGGTGGTTGTTCTTAACGGTCAGGAGGTGCGTGAGGATGGCTCCCGTGGTCGCTCTGCTCATGGGCTCGGAGTCCGACCGTGACAAGGTGGGACCGGCGGAGGAAACCCTGCGGAAGATGGGGGTGGAGGTGATAAGCGAGGTCATATCGGCCCACCGCCAGCCTGAGAAGCTGCGCCACTTCGTGCGGGAGGCACCCGGACGGGGGGTGGAGGTCTTCATCGCGGCCGCGGGCATGGCCGCCCACCTCCCCGGTGTGGTGGCCTCGCTCACCACCCTGCCCGTCATCGGCGTCCCCCTTTCCGCGGGCAACCTCGGGGGCCTCGACGCCCTCCTCTCCATCGCGCAGATGCCGCGCGGGGTCCCCGTGGCCACGGTGGCGGTGGACGGCGCCGTCAACGCGGCGCTGCTCGCCTGCGCCATACTGGCTCTCAAGTACGAGGAGGTGGCGGAGGGCTGGCGTTCCTTTCGGGAGCAGATGGCGGGGAAGGTATGACGGGGCGGCCCGAAGCGCGGGACAGCTTGGCAAGGCGGACCCTTTTTCGAGGGGCACGGCGGAAAAAGACCTGTTACCGGCGGCGCAAATGAAAGATAATATTGGTGTCCGCGAGCGATGAGGCGACGGTTACATGGAAAAGGTCGGTAAGGCATGATCCCGCGTTACACCTTGCCGGAGATGGCCGAGGTCTGGAGCGAGGAGAACAAGCTCCGTAATTGGTTGGAGATCGAGATACTGGCCGTGGAGGCCCGCGTGGAGCGGGGGGAGGTCCCGGCGGAGGCCCTCCGCAAGATAAGGGAGAAGGCGTCCTTCGACCCGGCAAGGGTGCGCGAGATAGAGGAGACGGTGCACCATGACGTCATCGCCTTCCTCACCAACGTGGCGGAGACGGTGGGGGAGAGCTCGCGCTACATTCATTACGGCATGACCTCCTCCGACATCCTGGACACCGGGCTCGCCCTGCAGATGCGGGAGGCCATGGACCTCATCATCGCGGAGACGTCCTCGCTCTTCGCCCTCTTGCGCGAGAAGGCCTTCCAGTGCCGGGACATGGCCGTGGTGGGCCGAACCCATGGGGTGCATGCCGAGCCCATGGTGTTCGGGCAGAAGCTCGCGCTGTGGGCTTTCGAGACGGCGCGCAACCTGAGGAGGTTGCGGGAAGCGCGCGAGGTCGTCTCCTACGGCAAGCTCTCGGGGGCCGTCGGCACCTACGCCCACCTGCCTCCCGCGGTGGAGGAGTACGTCTGCCGCAAGCTGGGCCTGAAGCCGGCGGAGGTCTCCACGCAGGTCCTGCAGAGGGACCGGCACGCGGAATACCTCGCGGCCATAGCCATCGCCGGGTCCAGCCTTGAAAAGTTCGCCCTCGAGATCAGGGGGCTGCAGCGTACCGAGGTCCTGGAGGCCGAGGAGCCCTTCCGCGCAGGACAGAAGGGTTCCAGCGCCATGCCCCACAAGCGCAATCCCGTGCTCTGCGAGCGCATCTGCGGGCTGGCAAGGATACTGAGGGCCAATGCGGCCGCGGCCATGGAGAACATCGCCCTGTGGCACGAGAGGGACATCTCCCATTCCTCGGTGGAACGGGTGATCATCCCCGATTCCACCACCCTTCTGCACTACATGCTGGTGAAGTTCCAGGGCGTGCTGCGCGACCTGCGCCTGCATCCCGACAACATGCGGCGCAACCTCGAGCTGACGCGGGGGCTTATCTTCTCGGAGAGCGTGTTGCTGGCGCTGGTGGACACGGGACTGACCAGGGAGGAGGCCTATGCGCTGGTGCAGCGCAACGCCATGGAGAGCTGGGCATCGGGGAGAGAGCTCCTCTCCCTGCTGTTGGAGGACGCCGAGGTGACCGCGAGGCTGAGCCGGGAGGAGTTGGAGGCCTGCTTCGACCTCCAGGTCCACCTACGTAACGTGGACCGGGTCTTCGAACGCCTGGAGGCCCTGGCGGTCTGAGAGAGCGGAGAGGGAAAGAATGGAAAAAAGAGAGTTGATCTACGAGGGCAAGGCCAAGCGCGTTTACGCCACCGACCAGATCGGGCAGGTGATCCACGAGTTCAAGGACGACGCCACCGCCTTCGACGGCAAGAAGCGCGGCACCATAGCGGGCAAGGGACGGGTGAACGCGCAGATGAGCGACATCATCTTCCGCCTGCTGGAGAAGAGGGGCGTCCATACGCACCATATCAGGCTCCTCTCCGAGAACGAGATACTGACGTGGTGGCTGGAGATGATCCCCCTGGAGCTCATCGTGCGCAACTACGCCGCCGGCAGCCTGGCCAGGAGGCTCGGTCTCCCGGAGCGCACGGAGATGAGGTCCCCGCTGGTGGAATACTACTACAAGAGCGACGAGCTGGGAGACCCCATGCTTTCGCGCGAGCACATAAGGGAGCTGGGCCTGGCGGATGACGAACAGGTGGACGAGATGACCGCCATAGCCCTCAAGGTCAACGAGATCCTCCGCCCCTATTTCGAGGCGCGCGGCCTCGTCCTCGCCGATTTCAAGCTGGAGTTCGGGCTGCGGGAGGGAAGGATATACCTGGGAGACGAGTTCAGCCCCGACATCTGCCGCCTCTGGGACATGGAAAGTGGCGAGATCATGGACAAGGACCGCTTCCGGCAGGACCTCGGAAACGTGGAAGAGACCTACGCCGAGGTGTTGAGGCGCATCAGGGAGGAGGAGGCTGGCGTCACGGCCTCCGTCTTCATCAGCCCGAAGAGGGGTATCCTCGATCCAGCGGGACAGGCCACTCTGGGGGCCCTCAAGTCGCTCGGGTTCGACGAGGTGGGGGAGGTGCGTATCGGGAAATACATCACCCTGCGACTGCAGGGCGCGGACGCGGAGGAGATGGGCAGGCGGGTGAGGGAGATGTGCGAACGCCTGCTGGCCAACCCCATAATCGAGGACTACAGGATAGAGATCGAGGAGTAGAGGGACGCGCGCCCGCGTGGCCGGCCCGTGACCGGTCGCGGCGGGGAGGGGCCAGGGCACGCGGGGAGCCGCCTGGGGAAAGTGACAGGAGGAGACGGCGCATGAAGTTCGGGGTGGTGGTCTTTCCCGGCTCCAATTGCGAGGCGGACTGTTATTACGTCATAGACAAGGTCCTGCGGGAGGACGTGGAGTACGTCTGGCACCGCGAGACCTACGTCTCGCACTACGACTGCCTGGTGCTGCCTGGCGGCTTCTCCTACGGCGATTACCTCCGTTGCGGCGCCATCGCGCGTTTCAGTCCCGTGATGGACGCGGTCACCTCCTTCGCCCGCGAGGGAGGCCTGGTGATCGGCATCTGCAACGGCTTCCAGATCCTGCTTGAGGCGGGACTGCTTCCGGGGGCCATGCTGCGCAACACAAGCCTCCACTTCATCTGCCGCTTCGTCAACGTGCGCGTGGAGAACGCCGCCACCCCCTGGACCAACAGGGCCGTTCCCGGGCAGGTGCTGCGCATCCCCATCGCCCACAACGAGGGCAACTACGTCGTGGACCGCGAGACCCACCGGCGCATGGTGGAGGAAGGGCGGATCATCCTCCGCTACTGCGATACCGACGGCAGGGTGAGCGATGAGGCCAACCCCAACGGGGCCCTGGACAACATCGCGGGAATATGCAACGAGGGCTTCAACGTCTTCGGGCTCATGCCCCACCCCGAGAGGGCCTCGGAGGAGATACTCGGCAGCGAGGACGGCCTTTTCATATGGGAATCCGTCATGGCGTACCACGCGGAGAGAGGGTAGGGTGAAAAGATGACGGAGCTTTACGAGGAACTGGGACTCAGCGAGGACGAGTACCGGGACATAGTGCGCCTGCTGGGCCGCGAGCCCAACAGGGTGGAGCTTGGCATGTACTCTTTGATGTGGAGCGAGCACTGTTCCTACAAGAGCTCGAAGATGGTGCTCTCGCAACTGCCCACGCGCGCCTCCTATGTACTGCAGGGTCCGGGCGAGAACGCGGGAGTCATAGACATAGGAGGGGGGCTGGCGGTGGCCTTCAAGATGGAGTCGCACAACCACCCCAGCGCGGTGGAGCCCTACCAGGGGGCCGCGACGGGGATCGGGGGGATCGTGCGCGACATCTTCACCATGGGGGCGAGGCCCATCGCATGCCTGGATCCGCTGCGCTTCGGGGACCCCTCCCGCGCCAGGACGCGCTACCTTCTGGGCGGAGTGGTGGCTGGCATCGCCGGGTACGGGAACTGCCTGGGGATACCGACCGTGGGCGGCGACATCTACTTCGATCCCTGTTACGACGAGAATCCCCTGGTCAACGTGATGTGCATAGGGATCATGCGCAAGGAGAACATCACCCGGGGCATCGCCACCGGGGCGGGCAACGCGGTGGTGCTCATCGGAAACCGTACCGGGCGGGACGGGATCGGGGGTGCCTCCATCCTCGCCTCCCAGGAGTTCGACGAGTCCAGCCAGGAGAAAAGGCCAAGCGTGCAGGTGGGGGATCCATTCACGGAAAAGCTGCTCATCGAGGCCTGCCTGGAGCTTCTCGAGAAGGGCCTCCTGGTGGGATTGCAGGACCTGGGCGCCGCCGGGCTTTCCTGCGCCTGCTCCGAGACGGCGGCCCGCGGAGGGGTGGGGATGAAGATCTGGCTGGAGAGGGTGCCCCTGCGGGAGGAGATGGAGCCCTTCGAGATCGTCATCTCCGAGTCCCAGGAGCGGATGCTGGCCGTGGTGGAGCCGGAGAAGCTGCATGATATTATGGAAATATGTGGCAAGTGGGGCCTCAACGCCGTGGTCATCGGCGAGGTATGCGAGGGCGACCTCCTGGAGGTCTTCTGGTACGGCGAGAAGGTCGCGGAGGTGCCGGCTTCCACCCTGGCCCACGGCCCCGTCTACGATCGCCGCGCGGAAAGGCCGGCTTACCTCGACGAGGTCGCCTCCCTGGACGTCGCCGCCCTTTCCCACCCCACCGATTACGGCCGCGTGCTGCTGGACCTCGCGGGCGGCCCGAACCTCTGCTGCAAGAGATGGGTCTACGAGCAGTACGACCACATGGTGCAGCTCAACACCGTGGTCTTCCCCGGCTCCGATGCGGCGGTGTTGCGGGTGAAGGGCACCAGCAAGGCGCTGGCCGTTTCCTGCGACGGGAACTCCCGCTACGTCTACCTGGACCCCTACCTGGGAACGCAGATCGCCGTGGCGGAGGCGGCGCGCAACGTGGTCGCCTCGGGAGGCGTGCCCATGGCGCTCACCAACTGCCTCAATTTCGGCAATCCCGAGCGACCCGACATATTCTGGCAATTCAGGGAGGCGGTGCGCGGGCTGGCGGACGCCGCGCGTTACCTGGAGCTGCCGGTGGTGAGCGGGAACGTGAGCTTCTACAACGAGTCTTTCGGCGAGGCCATCTACCCCACGCCCATCGTGGGCATGGTGGGCTTGATCGGCAACATGGCGCATCGCAGGACCATGGGCTTTCCCGGGGAGGGGCTGCTGGTGATCATGCTGGGCGAGACCCTGGCGGAGCTGGGAGGTTCCGAGTATCTGAAACTGGTGCACGGTTTGACGGCGGGAAAGCCGCCCTCGCTCGACCTCGCCCGGGAGAAGGTGGTGCAGACCGCCTGCATAGAGGCCATCCGGAGGGGGATCATACGCTCGGCGCATGACTGCAGCGAGGGCGGCGCGGCGGTTGCCTTGCTCGAATGCTGTTGCGCGGGCGACGTCGGCGCCGAGCTCCGCGTGGAGAGCGAACTCCGCCCGCACGAGTGGCTCTTCGGAGAGAGCCAGTCGCGCTTCGTGGTCACCGTGGCGGAGGAGGACCTGGAATCCCTGCGCAGGCTGGCCGCGGTGCGCGACGTGCCGCTGCAAGTGCTGGGAAAGACCGGCGGCGGACGCCTGGTGATCAACGACTGGATCGACCTGGAGGTGGCCGAGATGCGCCGGGTGCGGGAGGAAGCCCTGGAGAGGATACTCTCCGGCGGGGGAAGGAAGGATTGAAGGGTGCGTACGAGGTCTGCGCCGGCGCTCCGTCTGCGGGAACTTGCGTGTGCGCTTCCCGTGCGCGGGCGGCATGGGCGCGGGCGGCATGAGAGGGGTGCACGGCGGTGAGCCTGGAGATCAACGAATCATGCGGCGTCTTCGGCATATACACGCGCGAGGACGACGTGGCCAAGCTGACCTATTACGCTCTCTACGCCCTGCAGCACCGGGGACAGGAGAGCGCGGGGATAGCGGTGGCCGACGGCCGGGAGAGCGTGATGCTCAAGGACATGGGCATGGTCTCCCAGGTCTTCAGCGAGAGGGACCTGCAGAGCCTGCGAGGCCACATGGCCCTGGGCCACGTGCGCTACTCTACCACCGGTTCCTCCTTCTGGGAGAACTCCCAGCCCATACAGGTTCCCCGCAGGGGCGGTTCGCTTTACGTCGCCCACAACGGGAACCTGGTCAACACGGACGAGCTGCGCGGTCGGCTGGAGGCGCAGGGAGCCAGGTTCCGCAGCACCTCCGACACCGAGGTCATAGCCGTGCTCCTGGCGCGCTGCGGGGAGGAGGACATCGTGGAGGCGGCGAAAGAGGTCATGCCCGTGCTGCGGGGGGCGTACAGCCTGGGCATCATGACCGAGGACACGCTCCTGGGAATACGGGACCCTTACGGTATCCGGCCCCTGTGCGTGGGGAAGTACATGGACGGCTACGTCATCTCCAGCGAGAGCTGCGGCCTGGATATCATCGGGGCGGAATACGTGCGCGAGATCGCGCCCGGGGAGATGGCGGTCATCGCGGAGGGCGAGCTCCGTTTCGAAAGGATCATGGAACCGCGCAAGCCCTCCCTGTGCATCTTCGAGTTCATCTACTTCGCGCGCCCGGACTCCGTCATGTACGGCACCTATCTTTACCATGCCCGCAAGCACATGGGCATGAGCCTGGCGGACGAGGCGCCGGTGGAGGCGGACGTGGTCATGCCCATCCCGGACACGGGGGTGCCGGCGGCCATAGGTTACTCGCAGGCTTCGGGCATCCCCTTCGGCGAGGGGCTTATCAAAAACCGTTACGTGGGACGAACCTTCATCCAGCCGACGCAGGCCATCAGGCAGCTGGGCGTGCGGCTGAAGCTGAACCCGCTGGTGAGGGACATACGCGGCAAGCGGCTGGTCGTGGTCGACGACTCCATAGTGCGCGGCAACACCACCCAGGAGATCGTGAAGATGCTGCGGGACGCGGGGGCCAGGGAGGTGCACATGCGTATCAGCTCTCCTCCCGACAGGTTCCCCTGCTTCTACGGCATAGATACCGCGACCCGCCAGGAGCTCATCGCCTCCTCCCGCAGCGTGGAGGAGATACGGAAGTTCATAGGGGCCGATACCCTGCATTACCTGAGCATGGAGAACCTGGTCAGGGCGACGGGAAGGCCGCGGGAGGAGTTCTGCATGGCCTGCTTTGACGGGAACTACCCCATCCCCGTGCCCGACGAGATGAAGATGGCGAAGTGCAGGCTGGAGACCGTCCGGCGGGCGACGTGAAGGAAGGGACGTGATGCGGCGGGTGCGGTCGGCCCGTGAGGCGGTACGGAGATTGGGTGGTAAAAGATGGAAGACGAGAAGGACTCGTGCCGGAAACCCCTGACCTACAGCGGCGCCGGCGTTGACATAGAAGCGGGAAAAAAGGCCGTGGAGCTCATGCGTAGCGAGGTATCCTCCACCATGCGGCCGGAGGTGATCTCGGAACTGGGTGGGTTCGGCGCCCTTTTCGCCGCGGGCTTCCGGGAAATGCGGGAACCGGTGCTGGTGTCCTCCGTTGACGGCGTGGGCACCAAGGTCAAGGTGGCCCAGATGCTCGACCGTCACGACACCATCGGTCTCGACCTGGTGGCCATGTGCGTGGATGACGTGGTGACCTGCGGGGCGGAGCCCCTCTTCCTCCTCGATTACTTGGCCATGGGAAAGGTGCGTCCGGAAAAGGCGGCGCAGATCGTCTCGGGCATCGCGCGAGGATGTCGGCGCGCCGGTTGCGCCCTCATCGGGGG is part of the Actinomycetota bacterium genome and encodes:
- a CDS encoding phosphoribosylaminoimidazolesuccinocarboxamide synthase, which encodes MEKRELIYEGKAKRVYATDQIGQVIHEFKDDATAFDGKKRGTIAGKGRVNAQMSDIIFRLLEKRGVHTHHIRLLSENEILTWWLEMIPLELIVRNYAAGSLARRLGLPERTEMRSPLVEYYYKSDELGDPMLSREHIRELGLADDEQVDEMTAIALKVNEILRPYFEARGLVLADFKLEFGLREGRIYLGDEFSPDICRLWDMESGEIMDKDRFRQDLGNVEETYAEVLRRIREEEAGVTASVFISPKRGILDPAGQATLGALKSLGFDEVGEVRIGKYITLRLQGADAEEMGRRVREMCERLLANPIIEDYRIEIEE
- the purD gene encoding phosphoribosylamine--glycine ligase, which codes for MKVLVVGGGGREHALAWKIAQSPLVDGLWCAPGNAGMASIAQCVPLGAEDIAALADFAQAEGIDLTVVGPEAPLVAGIADVFRERGLAVFGPSRDAARMEGSKHFAKQVMLEAGVPTGRAEVFSDFDAAVDCVRRGDPPYVVKADGLAAGKGVVIARDDSAAYEALKACFVERRFGDAGSRVLLEEYLEGQEVSVLAFVDGEKILPLAPAQDYKRVGDGDTGPNTGGMGSYSPVPVLSAEDYRRVVDEILKPTAGALAERGIHYRGILYAGLMLTADGPKVLEFNVRFGDPETQAVLPRLESDIVPAMLATVEGGLEDIALRWREGPCVTVVIASGGYPGDYRKGYPIDGLEEAASLEDVVVFHAGTRLGEGGTVLTDGGRVLNVSAMGKDFREARERAYRAVELIRFTDIYYRRDIALRAVEAR
- the purE gene encoding 5-(carboxyamino)imidazole ribonucleotide mutase; its protein translation is MAPVVALLMGSESDRDKVGPAEETLRKMGVEVISEVISAHRQPEKLRHFVREAPGRGVEVFIAAAGMAAHLPGVVASLTTLPVIGVPLSAGNLGGLDALLSIAQMPRGVPVATVAVDGAVNAALLACAILALKYEEVAEGWRSFREQMAGKV
- the purL gene encoding phosphoribosylformylglycinamidine synthase subunit PurL, giving the protein MTELYEELGLSEDEYRDIVRLLGREPNRVELGMYSLMWSEHCSYKSSKMVLSQLPTRASYVLQGPGENAGVIDIGGGLAVAFKMESHNHPSAVEPYQGAATGIGGIVRDIFTMGARPIACLDPLRFGDPSRARTRYLLGGVVAGIAGYGNCLGIPTVGGDIYFDPCYDENPLVNVMCIGIMRKENITRGIATGAGNAVVLIGNRTGRDGIGGASILASQEFDESSQEKRPSVQVGDPFTEKLLIEACLELLEKGLLVGLQDLGAAGLSCACSETAARGGVGMKIWLERVPLREEMEPFEIVISESQERMLAVVEPEKLHDIMEICGKWGLNAVVIGEVCEGDLLEVFWYGEKVAEVPASTLAHGPVYDRRAERPAYLDEVASLDVAALSHPTDYGRVLLDLAGGPNLCCKRWVYEQYDHMVQLNTVVFPGSDAAVLRVKGTSKALAVSCDGNSRYVYLDPYLGTQIAVAEAARNVVASGGVPMALTNCLNFGNPERPDIFWQFREAVRGLADAARYLELPVVSGNVSFYNESFGEAIYPTPIVGMVGLIGNMAHRRTMGFPGEGLLVIMLGETLAELGGSEYLKLVHGLTAGKPPSLDLAREKVVQTACIEAIRRGIIRSAHDCSEGGAAVALLECCCAGDVGAELRVESELRPHEWLFGESQSRFVVTVAEEDLESLRRLAAVRDVPLQVLGKTGGGRLVINDWIDLEVAEMRRVREEALERILSGGGRKD
- the purF gene encoding amidophosphoribosyltransferase; translated protein: MSLEINESCGVFGIYTREDDVAKLTYYALYALQHRGQESAGIAVADGRESVMLKDMGMVSQVFSERDLQSLRGHMALGHVRYSTTGSSFWENSQPIQVPRRGGSLYVAHNGNLVNTDELRGRLEAQGARFRSTSDTEVIAVLLARCGEEDIVEAAKEVMPVLRGAYSLGIMTEDTLLGIRDPYGIRPLCVGKYMDGYVISSESCGLDIIGAEYVREIAPGEMAVIAEGELRFERIMEPRKPSLCIFEFIYFARPDSVMYGTYLYHARKHMGMSLADEAPVEADVVMPIPDTGVPAAIGYSQASGIPFGEGLIKNRYVGRTFIQPTQAIRQLGVRLKLNPLVRDIRGKRLVVVDDSIVRGNTTQEIVKMLRDAGAREVHMRISSPPDRFPCFYGIDTATRQELIASSRSVEEIRKFIGADTLHYLSMENLVRATGRPREEFCMACFDGNYPIPVPDEMKMAKCRLETVRRAT
- a CDS encoding adenylosuccinate lyase, coding for MIPRYTLPEMAEVWSEENKLRNWLEIEILAVEARVERGEVPAEALRKIREKASFDPARVREIEETVHHDVIAFLTNVAETVGESSRYIHYGMTSSDILDTGLALQMREAMDLIIAETSSLFALLREKAFQCRDMAVVGRTHGVHAEPMVFGQKLALWAFETARNLRRLREAREVVSYGKLSGAVGTYAHLPPAVEEYVCRKLGLKPAEVSTQVLQRDRHAEYLAAIAIAGSSLEKFALEIRGLQRTEVLEAEEPFRAGQKGSSAMPHKRNPVLCERICGLARILRANAAAAMENIALWHERDISHSSVERVIIPDSTTLLHYMLVKFQGVLRDLRLHPDNMRRNLELTRGLIFSESVLLALVDTGLTREEAYALVQRNAMESWASGRELLSLLLEDAEVTARLSREELEACFDLQVHLRNVDRVFERLEALAV
- the purQ gene encoding phosphoribosylformylglycinamidine synthase subunit PurQ; translated protein: MKFGVVVFPGSNCEADCYYVIDKVLREDVEYVWHRETYVSHYDCLVLPGGFSYGDYLRCGAIARFSPVMDAVTSFAREGGLVIGICNGFQILLEAGLLPGAMLRNTSLHFICRFVNVRVENAATPWTNRAVPGQVLRIPIAHNEGNYVVDRETHRRMVEEGRIILRYCDTDGRVSDEANPNGALDNIAGICNEGFNVFGLMPHPERASEEILGSEDGLFIWESVMAYHAERG